Proteins encoded in a region of the Elaeis guineensis isolate ETL-2024a chromosome 7, EG11, whole genome shotgun sequence genome:
- the LOC105048460 gene encoding uncharacterized protein, translating to MATSIISSSSQFPASLPRRHAIPLPAKGKTVRFAHRKDSYGPDFEGHLVDENMIVLRKRIHEMRMVETNYEPPSNWMDWEKRYYASYDSDVCEVLGLLQTLLMNTRPSLAIGMAALLALSVPTSAILIFYHLMEASRAILSGLHLS from the coding sequence TTCGCAGTTCCCGGCCAGCTTGCCGCGCCGGCATGCGATTCCCCTTCCGGCGAAGGGAAAGACCGTTCGATTTGCCCATAGGAAAGACTCCTACGGTCCGGATTTCGAAGGCCACCTCGTCGATGAGAACATGATCGTGCTACGGAAGAGGATCCACGAGATGAGGATGGTGGAGACGAACTACGAGCCGCCGTCCAATTGGATGGATTGGGAGAAGCGGTACTACGCGAGCTACGACTCCGATGTGTGCGAGGTGCTGGGCCTCCTCCAGACCCTTCTGATGAACACCAGGCCTAGCTTGGCCATTGGGATGGCGGCACTCCTTGCGTTGAGTGTACCCACATCGGCCATCTTGATCTTCTACCATTTGATGGAGGCGTCCAGGGCCATTCTTTCCGGATTGCATCTTAGCTGA